One Aegilops tauschii subsp. strangulata cultivar AL8/78 chromosome 2, Aet v6.0, whole genome shotgun sequence genomic window, CCCGGTCATCGCCCAGGCGCGTCCGCGGACATTTAGGGGTTCAATTTAGCAAGTCTTTTTTTGCGGGTGGTTCAGTTTAGCAAGTtgcggctgtagatgctcttagctTTGCTAATTGAGATGTTCGGTTGTGAGAAAAAATAAATGTAGGCGTGACAACCGATCAACGTTCCGTGAGATGCACTCATGGCATTTAAGAGATCGGATTTGCCACGTCTGACTGTAGATGTTGTGATGGCCGTTGCCGTCGCATGTGCATCCGTGTGCTAGCTGATGCATAGTCTCTTTTTCCCTCTCCTTTGGCGATGGTGGCCGATGCGTAGTCGGAGGTGCATGCGATGCTGAATAATCATAATTTGCATTGTAAGAGTCCATAGTTCAAGGCTAGACTATATTTGGACTAGCAGAACACAAGAATCAATCATAGCGACTCGACCACAAATGACAATTATCCCGCTGAGCGTACGAAGGAAAGTAATTTGACTATTTGTGAAGCCTAAAGACCAAAAATCTTTCTGGACTGCTTTTATTTCGCAAATACGCAAAGTTTGTGTACCTTTTCATTGATAAAAGAAAAAAGCATGGGTAGAATAAAGGGTACAACACATGACAaggcatcgttctgatgcagaggccggggatcaacctccttttcgaaaaaaacacAAGACATGAACGCAAGGAGGCATGAACATGATGCGCGAAACAGAGAGAGACATGGTGCTAAGCCCGAACAAGGTAAAGAACACAACTAAACCCACCAAATATAAAACTAGAGGAGCAGGACGCCGAACGTCTACAAAGAGAACACCGGGGACACCACGAGCCAGTAATATAGCGCCCTCAAGAAGGGGAACGGCGTCGTGACGTCGCCGTCATCCAATTCGGAGAACCGGACTTATATTTTTCCCTGATGCTCGAAGAGGGGCACGGATAAAGGCCATGACAGCACCtccaggaagggaacgacacccGCAAATGTTGCCACTGCCAGCATCGGCAAGCTGAGCATGGATTTTGCCTGGCCTGGCTCCGAGTAATCCCAAAGCCACCATATCAGGATTCAAAGATGCCGGAGCCAACCTGCTTGGCGACTGCTACCTCGGAAAGGGTGGCTTGCACCTGCCGCCGACGAAAACTGCGAGCTTCGGAACCGACATGACGTGTGGATGGACGGGGTCAGCAAGGTAGAAAGCCGACGCGGATGGGAGGATGGCAGCCGACACCGCCAGCAATATGAAGCCGGAAAGGAACCTAGATCCGTGCTGCCGGATACGGAGCCACCAGAACACCGGCGAACCGAAGCTAGAAGTGGGGCAGCAGCAGGTGCGCCGGAGCCGAAACCACACTGGTAGAGGACGCCAGCAGGTCAAGGATACGGAGAACGCAGGTCCATGGACGTCGGGACCGAGCAGTGTCGACAAAGATCCATCATGAAACTTCACCAGCCTGCCAGCCGAGTGGTCCTTCTAGACTGGCTTGCCATTCATTTCTCAGTCTTCTGTCAACATTCAGCCATCAGTGTCCACTGATGACCTTTGATCACTAACCCACCACTGCCCGTAGAAGTCAAGTCCAAGTTAAATGTAATAAATGGTGTTCCTGTGCATCATCTATGTCTGGATGCAGAGGCcctgttttttggtttgtaaaaAGTACACTTTGACCCTACAAAAAAGTTGAAGACCACCACACCTCAAAAAACAGAAGGAAATATGTATTCGACTTGAGACACATTTCTAAATGCCATTAGCACATATAGAAGTTATAAACTAAAAGTTACGCTAACATTCCATTAAATCCACAACAGAACTTATTCAATCGAGAATCGCAAAAGCATTACAGATCATGATTCGCCACTTACTAACTAACTAGAGATATAAAGTAAGAAAAATTAGTGCTGTTTATTTGGCATTGATTCGCGACGAGTGACTCGTCAGGCTCGGTTCCACACGGCAGGCAAAGACTCGTTCCAAAACTGGTAGAGCACCACCAcatcatatatacatatatatagcACGCCCCATCCAGCACCAAGCCTCAGTGCCATAGTCAATAGCCAGTCACCTTCAAATCTTCCATCCAGAACACCAGCCCAGGCCTCCAGTCAAAATTGAGCAACACCCCAAATAGCTAGTATCACCCATTGCTAATTTTATCCCTCTTCCATTGCGCCACTCGAGCTCTGAGTCGAGGTGGTTCGCGATCAATGGATATCCTCGTCTCCGCAATCGTAGGCGACCTCATCAGCAGGTCAGCTTCGTTCGTGATCAGCAAATACTTCCAGCAGCAGCCTGGCATCGACAGGATTCTGCGGAGGCTACAGAGTGTCCTACTGAGAATCGACATCATCGTCGAGGAGGCCGAGGCGCGGGACATCACCAACCAGGGGATGCTCCGTCAGCTCAAGATGTTGAGGCAAGGAATGTACAGAGGCCGCTACGTTCTCGATGCCTTGAGCTTCCAAGCTTCCCTCGACgagaaggagggggaggaggagatgagcCACTCCTCATCTGCACTGTCTAAATGCAGTTCAATCAAACGCCTTCGTTTCTCTCGCACACGCGGTGGTAGCAGCAACAGAGAAGCACTGTTGTTCGGCACAAACAGCAACATGCGAGAAGAGCTGCAACGGATGGTGGACACCCTTGAAGACAACGTGGCTGGTATGAAGGAGTTTCTTTTCTTCTTGCAGTTATATCCTCGCATCCTCCGCCAACCTTATGGCACGTATTTGCTATTGGACAACTGCATGTTTGGTCGCCAAACTGAACGGGAACGGGTCCtgaatttcttgatgtgtcctaCTCAAGATTTGGCTGTACTTCCGATCGTTGGTCCAATAAGAGTAGGGAAGAGCACTCTTGTTGAGAATGTCTGTAGGGATGAGAGTGTGCGTGATCGCTTCTCGATGATCCTCTTCTTTCCAAAAGGCAGTCTCAAGGATGAAGGAGTGATCAACCTGAGAGAAAACAATATTAAATTCAGGCATCAGAATTTTGCTTCTCGAAACAGGTTCCTGATTATTATTGAACTAGCCAAGGATATTAACGAGGAAACATGGAGAAGGATGAAATCTTCCGTAACCTGCATGACACCTTGTGGCGGGAGCAAAATCATAATTACCAGTCGGTCAGATAGAATTCTGGATCTGGGAACAACGGAAGCACTTCGACTGGACTATATCTCTCAAGAAGCTTATTGGCATTTTTTCAAGTCAATTGCATTTGGAAGTATAAATCCTGGCGAGCATCCAAAACTGGCAACTATGGCTATGGAGATCGCTTTGGAACAGAGACAGTGTTTCATAAGCGCGCATGTTGTTGCTGGGTTACTGCAACATAACTTCAATGCTCAATTCTGGTGCGCAGTTCTTGAATGTGTACGAGCAAGTAAACAGACAAATCTCCTTATGTTTGACCATAACCCATACCTTCGTTTGCGGGAAGATGCACCGGTGTATTGTTGGAGATTGGTGAAGAGCCACAGATATTTCATGCTTTGCAACTATCATCAGTCAGATTCCAGTGAGAATGTCCCTAAGATCAATCTGCGGGACATTCTCTTAGGATGTGGTGGTACACTACCCTGTGGAGAATTTGAGGCTCTTGCATGGAGGTCTCGCATACCGCCCTACTACAACTACACAATAAGCTGTAACATGCAAGCACCAGAACTTACCGTGGGAAGGAAGAAGCGTGTGCATCAAGAGGAAGAACATTTTATTTGAGCACCAGAACATACCGACTCTGCGTGGGAAGGAAGAAGCGTGTACAAGCGTGTGCACCACAATATGATGTATGCTACCATGTTGTCCTGTGAATTAGGGAATATTATTACTCTGCCTTAATTAGGAGTCTTGCTAAATTAGTTAACATATATGTCTATTAACATGTAGGCATGGAGGACTTCTATCCTAGTAGCAAAAGTTTGCATGTCAAGTACATTCTGGTTGTGTTTGGGCAAGTACTTTCAGAATCAAAACAATGTTTGCATTGCCGGTTAAATCAGAGTCCAAGATAAAATGTATTTATAAAGTTGAGTGCTCGAGTCCATATCCGATTGATCTGGATACTATGGGTACTGTATAAACCTAAGCCTTGCAATAATCCTTGAACACGAAGAGAAGAGTAGAGAAAAGTGACCCAAATTTGCTCTGTTTTTCATGTGTGCGTGCACTTGATCCTTGGGTGAAAGCCCACATGTTTTAATTCCTCTGTCGCATTTATTTTCTGTAACAGATTCTTTTTTCGCTGGGTTTAAAGATCAGAAAGATAAGCTGGAATGGGAGTAATGGAGGTAACGATAAGATAAAATTAAGTTGTTGGTTTCTTGTCTATCATCCCATGAGCTGAGCTGCATTTTCTATCTTTTGACTCAGAAAAAATAATAATAGATAAATAAATGGCGAGAAGGAAACAAATTAGATTGAATTTTGCAATCCGtgttctgttttttgtgtgtggggGGAATCCATGTTCTAGTTCCCGTAGCAACAGATAAAGGccataagactagccacaatgggtagtaacatagactagtaacatgagCAGTGTATGTTACTatctctatagtggggagtaacatatgtgtggtaacatgcaacactttatttattaggctatagacacatcttgccttgatatatgtgatgttactcatactactttcctctctttcttcatttattgcttgccacatcatctactttatctagatatgtgtgatgttactacctatgttactcccattgtgggtagtctaAAAGGAGTACAAACAAACAACATAGCAACTTATCTAATGCCCAGGTGCCTTAGATTAAAAAAAATATGACATCCATTTAGAACTTAGACAGTATAGAAATGATTACACTTTTCATAAAATGCATAACACAAGCTTGAACAAGTATTAGATTTCCATGATTCAGTATCGAATCAATGATATGAGTTATTAACTTGCCCGGGAGGAGGCGGGGTGATCTTTACCATACAAAAAGTTATTACCTACTACCTCCGTCCCATATTAATTGTCGCTCAAACAGATCAAGGAGCAGCTAGATATGGCTATGATCAAGGGCAACTGAGTGACTAGCTGACATAAAAGTTGAAGGTGAAGCCCACCGTACTAGTTTTTGGAGAAGCTGAATGTTATTGGTAACTGTGGTAGTTCAGACATCTTTATTTAATGAAATATGGTAATCTGATAAACTTGTTTCTCCAAATATGCTCCATGTGGGTTCAGCAGTCAGCAGTCAGCACTAGAGATCAGGGGATTATTGTTACCCCATCCCCATTGGAGAAACATGGGATCTTACTGGCCTGACCACATATAGTTGCTTCAATGGACGGAAGCTGCAGCGCCAGGAGCAGCGAACCATGCTGGCAGCAGCAAGCAAGGATGCTTGGGAAGGAGGAAGTGCAGTGCTTGCCGAGGAGGCCAGGCACAGTTCCAGCTGCTCTGAGTACAACAACACCTGAAACTGAAGGTACAGGTTCAGTTAACGGCTAGCAAAGCAGGAATGAATGACTGGGATTGATGGGCCTGGCTTTGCTGCTCTTATTGTTAATCAGTTTAATTGCCAAGTTACTGCTAACGGCAGTATGAGTGTCAAAAAAAAAATACTGCTAACCGCGGTAAAACAGAACTAGTATTGGCCGATATTTCGGTCATATCGCTCTTCTCGAAGAAATGTGAGACTGCTTTCTCTCGCTGAACGTAGAAAGCAAAGCAAATTCGACTATTCCTGGAGCCAAACACCAAAATTCCTTCTAGACTGCATTGCCATTCATTTCTCAGTCTTTTGTCAAAAGTGAAAATTCAACCCTCCAGTCAACAAACGGCATGTTTTTCTCTTCCTTGTCTCATTTATGGTTTTAATTTGACTAAACCACCACTCTGTAGAACAGTCTACCCAAATAAAGTCCAACTTATTCATACTACCTTGACTCACCTTCAAATCTTCCATCCAGAACA contains:
- the LOC109733820 gene encoding putative disease resistance RPP13-like protein 1, whose protein sequence is MDILVSAIVGDLISRSASFVISKYFQQQPGIDRILRRLQSVLLRIDIIVEEAEARDITNQGMLRQLKMLRQGMYRGRYVLDALSFQASLDEKEGEEEMSHSSSALSKCSSIKRLRFSRTRGGSSNREALLFGTNSNMREELQRMVDTLEDNVAGMKEFLFFLQLYPRILRQPYGTYLLLDNCMFGRQTERERVLNFLMCPTQDLAVLPIVGPIRVGKSTLVENVCRDESVRDRFSMILFFPKGSLKDEGVINLRENNIKFRHQNFASRNRFLIIIELAKDINEETWRRMKSSVTCMTPCGGSKIIITSRSDRILDLGTTEALRLDYISQEAYWHFFKSIAFGSINPGEHPKLATMAMEIALEQRQCFISAHVVAGLLQHNFNAQFWCAVLECVRASKQTNLLMFDHNPYLRLREDAPVYCWRLVKSHRYFMLCNYHQSDSSENVPKINLRDILLGCGGTLPCGEFEALAWRSRIPPYYNYTISCNMQAPELTVGRKKRVHQEEEHFI